In the genome of Drosophila yakuba strain Tai18E2 chromosome 3R, Prin_Dyak_Tai18E2_2.1, whole genome shotgun sequence, one region contains:
- the LOC6538936 gene encoding protein dj-1beta, protein MVFFAFPRISRHFCKFTKFTKMSKSALVILAPGAEEMEFIIAADVLRRAGIKVTVAGLNGGELVKCSRDVQILPDTSLAQVAADQFDVVVLPGGLGGSNAMAESSVVGDILRRQESSGGLIAAICAAPTVLAKHGIASGKSLTSYPSMKPQLLDNYSYVDDKTVVKDGNLLTSRGPGTAYEFALRIAEELAGKEKVLEVAKGLLVAYD, encoded by the exons ATGGTTTTCTTCGCATTTCCTCGAATCTCCAGGCATTTTTGTAAGTTTACCAAGTTTACCAAAATGTCGAAGAGCGCGCTGGTGATTCTGGCACCCGGAGCGGAGGAGATGGAGTTCATCATAGCCGCCGATGTGCTGCGACGAGCGGGC ATCAAGGTCACCGTCGCCGGTTTGAATGGCGGCGAATTGGTGAAGTGCTCGAGGGACGTGCAGATCCTGCCGGACACCTCGCTGGCCCAGGTGGCCGCGGACCAGTTCGATGTGGTGGTGCTGCCCGGCGGACTGGGTGGCTCCAATGCAATGGCGGAGTCCTCGGTGGTCGGGGACATCCTGCGGAGGCAGGAGTCCAGCGGCGGGCTCATCGCCGCCATCTGCGCCGCTCCCACCGTTCTGGCCAAGCACGGCATCGCCTCCGGCAAATCCCTCACCTCGTATCCCTCCATGAAGCCCCAACTGCTGGACAACTACAG CTATGTGGACGACAAGACGGTGGTCAAGGATGGCAACCTGCTCACCAGTCGCGGTCCTGGCACCGCCTACGAGTTCGCCCTCCGAATCGCAGAGGAGCTGGCCGGCAAGGAGAAGGTGCTCGAGGTGGCGAAGGGTCTCCTGGTAGCCTACGATTAG